A DNA window from Schistocerca gregaria isolate iqSchGreg1 chromosome 2, iqSchGreg1.2, whole genome shotgun sequence contains the following coding sequences:
- the LOC126333149 gene encoding uncharacterized protein LOC126333149: protein MKVARMIAGTIRWEQWQEGVHNEEIKEKLGMNSIDAAVRMNRLRWWGHVTCMGEARLPKRLMGSAVEGRRSRGRPRRRYLHLVKNDFVVIGLTSEEAPMLALNWGSWRNFIRGLCSRLNTERHNQS, encoded by the coding sequence atgaaagtagctaggatgattgcaggtactattagatgggaacaatggcaggagggtgtccacaatgaggaaatcaaagaaaaactgggaatgaactctatagatgcagcagtcaggatgaacaggcttagatggtggggtcatgttacatgcatgggagaagcaaggttacccaagagactcatgggttcagcagtagagggtaggaggagtcggggcagaccaaggagaaggtacctgcatttggttaagaatgattttgtagtaataggtttaacatcagaagaggcaccaatgttagcactgaattggggatcatggaggaattttataagggggctatgctccagactgaacactgaaaggcataatcagtcttaa